The following proteins come from a genomic window of Macadamia integrifolia cultivar HAES 741 chromosome 14, SCU_Mint_v3, whole genome shotgun sequence:
- the LOC122061375 gene encoding methylesterase 2-like has protein sequence MAEGQGSKHFVLVHSAGHGEWYWFKVKPLLESAGHKVTTLQLAPSITSWAGVDSINTVHTLSQYSQPLLNLLENLEEKVVLVGHSAGGLSLALAMEKFPDKILVAVFIAAFMPDTSHKPSHVIDEYMKVPMEWKDSYSMSNKGNTTWLFFSDEFLRTRLYQLCSAEDFALVSTLKRPASFFQEDLVKMDPFSAEKYGSVDRVYIVCKEDLAITEDFQHLMINNFGVKEVKVIEHSGHMPMLAKPKELVSHLLDIVTTY, from the exons atggctgaGGGGCAAGGATCAAAGCATTTTGTTCTAGTGCACAGTGCCGGCCATGGAGAATGGTACTGGTTCAAGGTTAAGCCATTGTTGGAGTCTGCAGGCCATAAGGTCACAACCCTCCAACTTGCTCCTTCAATCACTTCATGGGCTGGTGTGGATTCAATAAATACCGTTCATACACTCTCCCAATACTCCCAACCATTGCTCAACTTATTGGAGAATTTGGAAGAAAAGGTTGTACTTGTGGGTCACAGTGCAGGAGGCTTGAGTTTGGCTTTGGCAATGGAGAAATTCCCTGATAAGATACTTGTGGCTGTGTTTATAGCAGCTTTCATGCCTGATACCTCTCATAAGCCCTCTCATGTCATCGATGAG TATATGAAGGTTCCAATGGAGTGGAAGGACAGTTATTCTATGTCTAATAAAGGGAACACAACATGGTTATTTTTCAGTGATGAGTTCTTGAGGACCAGGCTTTATCAGCTATGCTCTGCAGAG gattttgCGCTGGTGTCGACACTGAAAAGGCCTGCATCATTCTTCCAAGAAGATTTGGTAAAAATGGATCCTTTTTCAGCAGAGAAGTATGGGTCAGTTGATAGAGTTTATATTGTTTGCAAAGAGGATTTAGCCATTACCGAGGATTTCCAGCATCTGATGATTAATAATTTTGGGGTGAAGGAGGTTAAGGTGATTGAGCATTCAGGTCACATGCCTATGCTAGCAAAGCCCAAAGAATTGGTTTCTCATCTCTTAGATATTGTCACTACATACTAG